Proteins encoded within one genomic window of Companilactobacillus sp.:
- a CDS encoding TM2 domain-containing protein — protein MDQNAYLKSQLSAQELMMVSSTVERNAKSAVAAYLLWWFFGWMGGHRYYMGKTGSAVIMTLLFWIGAPLFFLGGVVGPIITGIWGLVDVFFIHNWLNDNKTIVERDAINQILISKNGGQMPAQANMNFAPAQNGNYGDNYVNTPNQNNYPNNNMNYNQNGYANNGQVNYDQNGYVNNDANQNVAYDQNSYNNNGQVQNNAAYDQNQYNNNQVDNNNYDNSSAVDNTSYSNPTPVENGNFDNTDTDNQANFDNNVDSTQATSTDETVANNTVNMNDYVDQKNEADQEYDQASNTEK, from the coding sequence ATGGATCAAAATGCTTATTTAAAAAGTCAATTATCAGCACAGGAACTGATGATGGTAAGTTCAACAGTGGAAAGAAATGCGAAATCCGCAGTTGCTGCCTATTTACTTTGGTGGTTTTTCGGCTGGATGGGTGGCCATCGTTATTATATGGGGAAAACAGGTTCTGCGGTCATAATGACATTACTGTTCTGGATTGGTGCTCCATTATTTTTCCTTGGAGGAGTCGTTGGTCCAATTATTACCGGAATTTGGGGACTCGTGGATGTATTCTTTATTCATAATTGGTTGAATGATAATAAAACAATAGTTGAAAGAGATGCAATCAACCAAATATTGATCAGTAAAAACGGTGGACAAATGCCAGCGCAAGCTAACATGAATTTTGCACCTGCCCAAAATGGTAATTATGGTGATAACTACGTCAATACGCCAAACCAAAATAATTATCCAAACAACAATATGAACTACAATCAAAACGGCTATGCTAATAATGGCCAAGTTAATTATGATCAAAACGGATACGTCAATAACGATGCGAATCAAAATGTAGCGTATGACCAAAATAGCTACAACAATAATGGTCAAGTTCAAAACAACGCAGCTTACGACCAAAATCAATATAATAACAATCAAGTTGACAATAATAATTACGACAACTCATCAGCAGTTGACAACACTAGTTATAGTAATCCAACACCTGTTGAAAATGGTAATTTCGACAATACAGATACAGATAATCAAGCAAACTTCGATAACAACGTAGATTCAACTCAAGCAACAAGTACAGATGAGACGGTAGCTAATAACACTGTTAACATGAATGATTACGTTGATCAAAAAAATGAAGCCGACCAAGAATATGATCAAGCTTCAAATACTGAAAAGTAA
- a CDS encoding C69 family dipeptidase translates to MTLEYNKGSLSACTSILVGKKASIGGSTMIGRNEDAKTSWPKHFVVHPYEEFEESQKYVSKENGFEMKLPKKRFKYTATPEWTDKEGLFEEDGFNEFGVAMSATESAYSNQRVLGVDPLVENGIGEEAMVTVVLPYVKTARQGVERLGQIIEKHGTSETNGVLFSDQNEVWYFENGSGHNWVAQRIPDDSYAVVANQLAIQDIDFNDPDNFLYKKDIQGFVNDYNLNPYPNSFNFRKIFGTHDMSDAIYSTPRVWWGQQEFSGKTDESPESQDLDFIKKADRLLSVDDVQNYLSSHFQGTEFDPLNKGENNHRYRPISLAKTQESHVLQIRPDLKPEIACVQWLSMGVSAQSVYVPFYMGIEDTPEEYQIGGLPYDSKSAYWTYKLAGVLLDGHYQQFGAMFEEKQKEINITLRKMLRDYDIQALAQEDEDLPRFLTAASYKMSKTALDAYKELTAKLITDSTDFSPLNFKTDMNL, encoded by the coding sequence ATGACATTAGAATACAATAAAGGTTCATTATCGGCTTGTACCAGTATATTAGTCGGTAAGAAAGCTTCTATTGGTGGATCAACGATGATCGGCCGTAATGAGGACGCTAAGACTTCCTGGCCAAAACATTTCGTAGTCCATCCATATGAGGAATTTGAAGAATCTCAAAAGTACGTTTCTAAAGAAAATGGTTTTGAGATGAAACTGCCGAAGAAACGATTCAAATATACCGCTACTCCTGAATGGACTGATAAAGAGGGTCTGTTTGAAGAGGATGGTTTCAATGAGTTTGGCGTGGCGATGAGTGCGACCGAAAGTGCATATTCAAATCAACGCGTCTTAGGCGTTGATCCATTGGTTGAAAATGGTATCGGTGAAGAGGCAATGGTCACAGTTGTGCTGCCTTATGTTAAAACAGCTCGGCAAGGTGTCGAACGATTGGGGCAGATCATTGAAAAACACGGAACGAGTGAAACCAATGGTGTATTGTTCTCTGACCAAAACGAGGTCTGGTATTTTGAAAACGGCTCTGGTCACAATTGGGTCGCACAACGGATACCAGATGACAGCTATGCGGTAGTCGCAAATCAGTTGGCAATTCAAGACATTGACTTCAACGACCCAGACAACTTTTTATATAAAAAAGATATTCAAGGTTTTGTAAATGACTACAACTTGAATCCTTATCCCAATAGCTTCAATTTCCGTAAGATCTTTGGGACTCACGACATGTCGGATGCAATTTACAGTACGCCACGTGTCTGGTGGGGACAGCAAGAATTTTCTGGTAAGACAGATGAGAGTCCTGAAAGCCAAGACCTCGACTTTATCAAAAAAGCTGATCGTCTGTTGAGTGTCGACGATGTGCAAAACTATTTGAGTTCTCATTTTCAGGGGACTGAATTTGATCCTTTAAATAAGGGTGAGAATAATCATCGTTATCGTCCAATCAGTTTGGCAAAGACGCAAGAGTCGCATGTCTTACAGATCAGACCGGATCTAAAACCAGAGATTGCCTGCGTTCAGTGGCTATCAATGGGAGTTTCTGCTCAAAGCGTTTATGTGCCATTTTATATGGGCATCGAGGATACGCCTGAGGAGTATCAAATTGGCGGTTTGCCATATGATAGTAAATCAGCTTATTGGACTTATAAACTAGCTGGTGTGCTACTAGACGGTCATTATCAACAATTTGGCGCTATGTTTGAAGAAAAACAAAAGGAGATCAATATCACGTTAAGAAAAATGTTGCGTGATTACGATATCCAGGCATTAGCACAAGAAGACGAAGATCTACCACGATTTTTGACTGCGGCTTCTTATAAGATGTCAAAAACTGCCTTAGATGCATACAAGGAATTGACAGCCAAGCTGATCACAGACTCGACTGACTTTTCACCGCTCAATTTTAAGACAGATATGAATTTATAA
- a CDS encoding DNA/RNA non-specific endonuclease → MYMLLVLVLGLVVLIATLMTKPKRRLRKKLFTLGLLLLAIGGSGAYKSFQTSSNSNGQQQTSENVKSKSELAGLNYNGTQEIQVNNNQPTFSQADLNVSKGAWQEFADLDNLNRAVQADALLNKSLMPTAKREPLYVNPTGWHNKKINGGWLYNRSHLIGYQLSGQNNNPKNLMTGTRSLNAPEMLKHEDDIAYYLKQNPNNYIRYRVQPIYRGNELLARGVQMMAESLDTNGTLDKQIYFNVYIFNVEKGVNINYADGTSVVNNN, encoded by the coding sequence AACCAAAACGTCGCTTACGCAAAAAGTTATTCACACTCGGACTGTTATTATTGGCGATTGGAGGTTCTGGAGCCTACAAATCGTTCCAAACTAGTTCCAACAGTAATGGACAGCAACAAACTTCTGAAAACGTTAAGTCTAAATCTGAATTGGCAGGCTTAAATTACAATGGAACGCAAGAGATCCAAGTCAACAACAATCAACCTACTTTTTCACAGGCTGACCTGAATGTATCTAAAGGTGCTTGGCAAGAATTCGCCGACCTGGACAATTTGAACCGAGCCGTTCAAGCTGACGCGCTGCTCAATAAAAGCTTGATGCCGACAGCCAAAAGAGAACCGCTTTACGTTAATCCTACCGGTTGGCACAATAAAAAGATTAACGGTGGGTGGCTCTACAATCGTTCTCATTTGATTGGTTACCAACTTTCTGGACAGAACAATAATCCCAAGAACTTAATGACTGGGACGCGTTCTCTCAATGCTCCAGAAATGTTGAAACACGAAGACGATATTGCTTATTATCTGAAACAAAACCCCAATAATTACATTCGTTACCGTGTTCAACCTATCTACCGAGGAAACGAGCTATTAGCCCGTGGAGTACAGATGATGGCTGAATCTTTGGATACAAATGGGACGCTTGACAAACAAATTTATTTTAATGTATACATTTTCAATGTTGAGAAAGGCGTCAATATCAATTATGCTGATGGTACAAGCGTAGTTAATAATAATTAA
- a CDS encoding sugar O-acetyltransferase yields MSPDKEKMLAGKLYKASDSQLDKETRHAKKLTRQYNATTEDDASLRQGILFDLFNKIGSPSYIEPPFRTDYGINTTIGKNFYANYDNIFIDVAPIKIGDNCMFGPRVSLYTAGHPIVSDIRNEQLEFGKPISIGNNVWIGGNAVVNPGVTIGNNTVIGSGSVVTKDIPDNVVAAGNPCRVIRKITEQDQQYWEQEKRSYYQN; encoded by the coding sequence ATGAGTCCTGATAAAGAAAAAATGTTAGCTGGTAAATTGTATAAGGCTTCTGACAGTCAATTAGATAAGGAGACTCGTCATGCTAAGAAGTTGACTCGTCAATACAATGCAACAACTGAGGATGATGCTAGTTTGCGACAAGGTATATTGTTTGACCTCTTCAACAAAATTGGTTCGCCAAGTTACATCGAGCCACCATTTCGAACTGATTATGGAATAAATACGACTATCGGGAAAAATTTTTACGCCAACTACGATAATATTTTTATTGATGTTGCACCCATTAAGATTGGCGACAATTGTATGTTCGGACCTCGGGTCAGTTTGTATACTGCCGGTCATCCGATCGTATCCGACATCAGAAATGAACAACTAGAGTTTGGTAAACCTATTAGTATAGGAAACAATGTTTGGATCGGTGGCAATGCCGTGGTTAATCCTGGCGTAACGATTGGCAATAATACTGTAATTGGCTCCGGTTCAGTGGTAACTAAGGACATTCCTGACAATGTTGTCGCTGCTGGCAATCCTTGTCGGGTGATCAGAAAAATCACTGAACAAGATCAACAATATTGGGAACAAGAAAAACGCAGCTATTATCAAAATTAA
- a CDS encoding Cof-type HAD-IIB family hydrolase, which translates to MAYKLIALDMDDTLLTSQKSVSEKNKLMIQRALEKGIKVVLCSGRTHNAVINYAKELGINGSDQYMITNGGAMIENMDEKIMYQNTLPNSFYRRFVSFVKENNLHYNVVDTQAKTYTSAETWFDKYTITQAFENDGGLYVREPDDLPDDFEIVKAIINGNEQELDEISPLVHQTFDKDYFVVRTGVGFLEIFPKDVNKGEAVKHLAKILDIDLSEVIAMGDRDNDIPMISIVGLGVAMENAQPEVKKVADYITTDNNHDGVGNAIEKFAL; encoded by the coding sequence ATGGCCTACAAATTAATTGCATTGGATATGGATGACACTTTATTAACCAGTCAAAAGTCTGTTTCTGAAAAAAATAAATTGATGATTCAACGTGCTCTAGAAAAAGGTATCAAAGTCGTTCTCTGTTCAGGACGTACTCACAATGCCGTAATCAATTACGCTAAAGAACTTGGAATTAATGGTTCTGATCAATACATGATCACTAACGGCGGTGCGATGATCGAGAATATGGATGAGAAAATCATGTACCAAAATACCCTTCCCAATAGTTTCTATCGCCGTTTCGTCAGCTTTGTTAAAGAAAATAACCTTCATTATAATGTCGTGGATACTCAAGCCAAGACTTACACTAGTGCTGAAACTTGGTTCGATAAATACACCATCACCCAAGCATTTGAAAATGACGGTGGCTTATACGTTCGTGAGCCTGATGACCTTCCTGATGATTTTGAGATCGTCAAAGCAATTATCAACGGAAACGAACAAGAATTAGATGAGATCTCGCCGCTTGTTCATCAAACTTTCGATAAAGACTATTTTGTCGTCCGGACTGGCGTTGGCTTTCTTGAGATTTTTCCAAAAGATGTCAATAAAGGTGAAGCAGTTAAACATCTGGCAAAAATTTTAGATATCGACTTGTCCGAAGTGATTGCGATGGGCGATCGAGATAATGATATCCCAATGATTTCGATCGTGGGGCTTGGAGTTGCCATGGAAAACGCTCAACCAGAAGTTAAGAAAGTGGCCGATTACATTACGACTGACAATAATCATGATGGCGTTGGTAATGCCATTGAAAAATTTGCTCTATAG
- a CDS encoding heavy metal-binding domain-containing protein, translating into MDNNKILVSTTENIPGKEYEIIGEVFGLTTQSKNVVKNIGAGFKNIIGGEIKAYTELLSDARDIAISRLRDNAEKMGADAVVMMRFDSDSISQDMETVAAYGTAVKFK; encoded by the coding sequence TTGGATAATAACAAAATATTAGTATCAACAACAGAAAACATTCCTGGAAAGGAATATGAGATTATTGGCGAAGTCTTTGGATTGACCACACAATCCAAAAACGTCGTCAAAAATATTGGTGCTGGGTTTAAAAATATCATCGGTGGCGAGATCAAGGCTTACACAGAATTATTGAGCGATGCCCGTGATATTGCCATCAGCCGTTTACGTGACAATGCTGAGAAGATGGGCGCCGATGCTGTAGTAATGATGCGTTTTGATTCCGATTCGATCAGCCAAGATATGGAAACTGTGGCTGCATATGGTACTGCAGTTAAATTTAAGTAA
- the glyA gene encoding serine hydroxymethyltransferase, translating into MKYSNGDKEVFDLIQKEEDRQNRNIELIASENIVSDNVRKAQGSVLTNKYAEGYPGHRYYGGCEYIDQIEQIAIDRAKKLFNAEYVNVQPHSGSQANAAAYQAVLKPGDTVLGMDLNAGGHLTHGSRVNFSGKMYNFHSYGVNADGLIDYDDVQRIAEEVKPKLIVAGASAYSRIIDFKKFREIADSVNALLMVDMAHIAGLVAVGLHPTPVGVADIVTTTTHKTLRGPRGGMILAKAELGKKLNSAVFPGTQGGPLEHVIAAKAVAFGEDLQPEFKTYMEQVKKNAAAMAEVINDADDLSVLTGGTDNHLLNVVLTETDLNGMEVQNLLDSIHITTNKEAIPNDPLPPKFTSGLRLGTPAITSRGFDEDDSREVAHIIVDAIKYHDDADKLKELDARTKALTDKHPVK; encoded by the coding sequence ATGAAATACAGTAATGGTGATAAAGAAGTTTTTGATCTAATCCAAAAGGAAGAAGATCGTCAAAACCGTAACATCGAACTTATTGCATCAGAGAACATTGTTTCTGACAATGTTAGAAAAGCTCAAGGTTCAGTCTTAACTAACAAGTATGCTGAAGGTTATCCTGGACATCGTTATTATGGTGGTTGCGAATATATCGACCAAATCGAACAAATTGCAATCGACCGTGCCAAGAAATTATTCAACGCTGAATACGTTAACGTTCAACCTCATTCTGGCTCACAAGCTAATGCTGCTGCCTATCAAGCAGTCTTAAAGCCTGGCGATACAGTTTTAGGTATGGATCTTAATGCTGGTGGTCACTTAACTCACGGTTCCCGTGTCAACTTCTCAGGTAAAATGTACAACTTCCATTCTTATGGAGTTAACGCCGATGGTTTGATCGACTATGACGATGTACAAAGAATCGCTGAAGAAGTTAAACCTAAATTGATTGTTGCTGGTGCTTCTGCATACAGCCGTATCATCGATTTTAAGAAGTTCCGTGAAATTGCTGACTCAGTCAATGCACTTTTGATGGTTGATATGGCTCATATTGCCGGACTAGTTGCTGTTGGTTTGCACCCTACTCCAGTTGGCGTGGCTGACATTGTTACTACAACTACTCACAAAACACTTCGTGGACCTCGTGGTGGAATGATCTTAGCTAAGGCTGAACTTGGCAAGAAATTAAATTCTGCTGTCTTCCCTGGTACACAAGGTGGACCTTTGGAACATGTAATTGCTGCTAAAGCTGTTGCATTTGGCGAAGATCTTCAACCTGAATTCAAGACTTATATGGAACAAGTTAAGAAGAATGCCGCAGCCATGGCAGAAGTTATCAACGATGCTGATGACCTTTCTGTTTTAACTGGTGGTACCGACAATCACTTGTTGAACGTAGTCTTAACAGAAACTGACTTAAACGGTATGGAAGTCCAAAACTTACTTGATTCGATCCATATCACAACTAACAAAGAAGCAATTCCTAACGACCCATTGCCACCTAAGTTCACATCTGGCCTTCGTTTAGGAACACCTGCTATTACTTCACGTGGATTTGATGAAGATGACTCACGTGAGGTTGCGCACATTATCGTTGATGCAATCAAGTATCACGATGATGCTGACAAGCTTAAAGAATTAGACGCCCGTACAAAGGCATTAACAGATAAACATCCAGTAAAATAA
- a CDS encoding low temperature requirement protein A, with protein sequence MKILPKKVELTELFYDLVFVYAISQTTGLIHHIPDNSTFWQQFTIFTVVMIIFINTWMIETVFTNRYGKNSIPNILFFMVDMAILLFMSNNFVGPLSDWFKPFAIAASLLTLTLVLQYLMVYVNAEQPADKQIARLFMIIVGIRAIFLFVGAFLPLKIGITVALIGVFASWVLPGIFTPVMKPRAINFPHLLERLTALIIILFGETIVDIAPYFDLREFNYLSILIFVIVCALFMTYITQFDHFIDENKTHETGNRLIYLHYPILFGISLITVSLSFIHEEEINQLFSISLLYTGIILFYLGLFLADYYDLEDMHKLLHVKLIFPIATVIGLIISVVSQDFSIVVVVTALVTVINSFTLSHSMIKQM encoded by the coding sequence TTGAAAATTTTACCGAAAAAGGTTGAACTGACAGAACTGTTTTACGATTTAGTCTTTGTCTATGCGATTTCTCAAACAACTGGGTTGATTCATCATATACCGGACAATTCGACGTTTTGGCAGCAATTTACCATCTTCACAGTCGTTATGATCATCTTCATTAACACTTGGATGATCGAAACAGTCTTTACTAATCGATATGGTAAAAATTCGATCCCAAATATTTTGTTTTTTATGGTCGATATGGCAATTTTATTGTTTATGTCGAATAATTTTGTTGGTCCGTTAAGTGACTGGTTTAAACCGTTTGCCATTGCGGCATCGTTACTGACTTTGACTTTAGTCCTGCAATATTTAATGGTTTATGTAAACGCAGAACAGCCGGCAGATAAGCAAATTGCTCGTTTGTTCATGATCATTGTTGGCATCAGAGCTATCTTTTTGTTCGTTGGTGCTTTTTTACCGCTGAAAATTGGGATTACCGTAGCGCTGATTGGCGTATTTGCCAGTTGGGTCCTTCCTGGAATATTCACTCCAGTGATGAAACCACGTGCTATCAATTTTCCACATTTATTGGAACGATTAACTGCTTTAATCATTATTTTGTTCGGTGAAACTATCGTTGATATTGCACCATACTTTGACCTTCGAGAATTTAATTACTTATCCATTTTGATATTTGTGATTGTCTGTGCCTTGTTCATGACTTATATCACTCAATTTGATCATTTCATAGATGAGAATAAAACTCACGAAACTGGAAACCGGCTGATTTATCTGCATTACCCGATTTTATTTGGGATCAGTTTGATTACAGTTTCGTTATCCTTTATCCACGAAGAAGAGATCAATCAGCTTTTTTCAATTAGTTTGTTATATACCGGAATTATCTTATTTTATTTAGGATTATTTTTAGCTGACTATTACGATTTAGAAGATATGCATAAACTTTTGCATGTTAAACTGATTTTTCCCATAGCGACTGTCATCGGTTTGATTATCAGCGTTGTTTCTCAAGATTTTTCAATCGTTGTGGTCGTGACTGCATTAGTTACGGTAATAAATTCGTTCACGTTATCCCATAGCATGATCAAACAAATGTAA
- a CDS encoding DJ-1/PfpI family protein, translating to MSKTLLLLADGFEAYEASVFTDVLGWNLFEGDKSTELVSVGMQPTLRCTWGYSVVPDQQLDNIDLNDFDALAIPGGFAEANFYDNAFSQTFGDVIQYFDQANKPIASICVAALALGHSGILKNRPATTYSFPGNIRQDQLAQMGVKVDRSADTVIDKNVITSSSPATALTVAYWLLEQLTDSKNVKNVKQRMGFRNQESK from the coding sequence ATGTCAAAAACTTTATTATTGCTGGCAGACGGTTTTGAAGCCTATGAAGCCAGCGTATTTACTGACGTTTTGGGTTGGAATTTATTTGAAGGCGACAAATCAACTGAATTAGTCTCAGTCGGAATGCAGCCAACGCTTCGTTGTACATGGGGATATTCAGTCGTCCCCGATCAACAACTGGATAACATAGATTTAAATGATTTTGATGCCTTAGCCATCCCTGGTGGATTTGCCGAAGCAAACTTTTATGATAACGCGTTCAGTCAAACATTTGGTGATGTCATTCAATATTTTGACCAAGCAAACAAACCTATTGCCTCAATTTGTGTCGCTGCACTGGCATTAGGGCACTCGGGAATATTAAAAAATCGACCAGCTACAACCTACTCTTTTCCAGGCAACATCAGACAAGATCAATTAGCGCAAATGGGTGTAAAAGTTGATCGTTCAGCAGATACAGTTATTGATAAAAACGTGATCACTTCTTCTTCACCTGCGACTGCATTGACAGTAGCTTATTGGTTACTCGAACAACTTACCGATTCTAAAAACGTCAAAAATGTTAAACAACGTATGGGTTTTCGAAATCAAGAATCTAAATAA
- the yjeM gene encoding glutamate/gamma-aminobutyrate family transporter YjeM, translating to MDEGNSTKKTITMFGLIMMIFTSVYGFANTTVAYEQMGLASIVWYLFAAVFFFLPVGFMLAEYGSAYNEAKGGIYSWIEGAIGPRLAFTGTFIWLASWEVWLVSTSSKVWIPMSTFFAGHDTTQSWHLGGLSSTQTIGLLAVLWIIFVTFTASRGIDKISKFTSFGGTMMIILNVIFFVLSIAMIFLSGFHMAEPVHGISTFINSPNPEFASPIGMLSFIVYAIFAYGGLESMGGVTDSMKNPKKDFPRGILISAGIIAILYSLTIFFWGISTNWHDVIGKNGVNLANITYVMMSNLGYTFGTHIGMSAAAATTLGAWLSRFTALDMFVLYMGAFFVLIYSPLKSFILGTPKDFWPKKVTKLNDKGMPAYAMWMQAIFVCVVILAVDFLGGRNAKNLYAVLTLMANVATSVPYLFLVGAFPFFSMNDDIEKPYRFFKNKKFMWATSILVFLVVLFAIIFTLLEPIIEHAYMDAFWTILGPVLFGAIALILYGAYARHERNKNLN from the coding sequence ATGGACGAAGGTAATTCGACGAAAAAAACCATCACGATGTTTGGTTTGATCATGATGATTTTTACGTCAGTATATGGTTTTGCTAATACAACCGTTGCTTACGAGCAAATGGGATTAGCTAGTATTGTTTGGTACTTATTTGCGGCAGTTTTCTTCTTCCTGCCAGTTGGATTCATGCTTGCCGAATACGGTTCAGCATACAACGAAGCAAAAGGTGGAATTTATTCTTGGATCGAAGGGGCAATCGGACCTCGATTAGCCTTTACCGGAACATTTATCTGGTTAGCTTCTTGGGAAGTTTGGCTAGTTTCAACTTCTTCAAAAGTTTGGATCCCAATGTCAACTTTCTTTGCCGGTCATGATACCACACAAAGTTGGCATTTAGGTGGTTTGTCATCGACGCAAACTATCGGTTTGTTAGCTGTTTTATGGATAATTTTTGTTACATTCACAGCTTCACGAGGAATCGATAAGATTTCTAAGTTCACTTCATTTGGTGGAACGATGATGATCATTTTAAACGTCATCTTCTTTGTACTCAGTATTGCAATGATCTTTTTATCAGGATTCCATATGGCTGAACCAGTTCACGGAATCAGCACATTCATCAACTCGCCAAATCCGGAATTCGCATCGCCAATCGGAATGCTGTCATTTATTGTTTATGCAATTTTTGCTTATGGTGGTTTGGAATCCATGGGTGGAGTTACCGACAGTATGAAAAATCCTAAAAAAGATTTCCCACGTGGAATCTTGATCTCAGCCGGAATCATCGCCATATTGTATTCATTGACGATCTTCTTCTGGGGTATCAGTACTAATTGGCATGACGTAATTGGTAAGAACGGCGTTAACTTGGCTAATATTACTTATGTCATGATGAGTAATTTAGGATATACATTCGGTACGCATATCGGAATGAGTGCCGCTGCAGCTACAACGTTAGGTGCATGGTTATCACGATTTACGGCTCTTGATATGTTCGTTCTTTACATGGGAGCATTCTTCGTGTTGATCTACTCGCCACTAAAATCATTTATCTTAGGAACTCCAAAAGACTTCTGGCCTAAAAAAGTTACTAAGTTAAACGACAAAGGGATGCCAGCATATGCAATGTGGATGCAAGCAATTTTCGTCTGTGTTGTTATTTTAGCGGTTGATTTCTTAGGTGGCCGTAATGCTAAAAACTTATATGCCGTCTTAACTTTGATGGCTAACGTTGCGACAAGTGTTCCATACTTATTCTTGGTTGGAGCCTTTCCATTCTTTAGCATGAATGATGATATCGAAAAGCCATATCGTTTCTTTAAAAATAAGAAATTTATGTGGGCAACTTCGATTTTGGTCTTCTTAGTAGTATTGTTTGCAATTATCTTTACACTGTTAGAACCAATCATCGAACACGCATATATGGATGCATTCTGGACAATTCTAGGACCAGTTCTATTCGGAGCTATCGCCTTGATCTTGTACGGTGCATATGCACGTCATGAACGGAATAAAAATCTAAATTAA
- a CDS encoding nucleoside 2-deoxyribosyltransferase yields MKIYFAASIRGGRDESKTYKKIVKYLKKDNQVLTEHVGDTQLDDQGEIDLSDKEIRDRDIAWLEEADLVIADTTVPSLGVGYELAYAEMIKKPVIILHNEDKSQLSAMITGTDYFLDINSYSDYHEAIQILDRKLVGKRY; encoded by the coding sequence TTGAAGATATATTTTGCAGCCTCGATCAGAGGTGGAAGAGATGAATCCAAAACCTACAAGAAGATCGTTAAGTATTTAAAAAAAGATAATCAAGTATTAACTGAACACGTTGGAGATACTCAACTAGATGATCAAGGTGAAATCGACCTCAGCGACAAAGAGATACGTGATCGTGACATTGCTTGGTTGGAGGAAGCAGATTTAGTAATAGCTGACACGACAGTTCCAAGCTTAGGTGTGGGCTACGAATTAGCATATGCTGAAATGATCAAGAAGCCAGTAATAATCCTGCATAACGAAGATAAGAGCCAATTATCAGCAATGATAACTGGGACAGACTATTTTCTCGATATCAATTCGTATTCCGATTATCACGAGGCTATTCAAATCCTCGATCGAAAACTAGTAGGTAAAAGATATTAA